In Bacteroidota bacterium, one DNA window encodes the following:
- a CDS encoding aminoacyl-histidine dipeptidase has translation MSTAIQGLKPELVWKYFAEICQIPHGSKNETAIIEYMLQTASKLGLSAKKDSFGNVAVFKAGTAGKENAPTVILQGHLDMVCEKNKDKVHDFEKDSIELVRDGNVLKANGTTLGADNGIGVAISLAIMADKTLVHGPLEFLFTVDEETGLTGAQNLKGDFLNGKIMINLDSEEEGALYVGCSGGKDSLATLPIEWEDVPAGYVPLQVTLSGLRGGHSGLDIQTGRGNAIKLLNRILWNLHNKIGIYIAKFESGNKRNAIPREGEVTILVPSDKVPEVETSVRNFDSIFKSEYSVVDKGVTVKVAKSDAVSKVFTKNFTDRLLNLLYALPHGVIAMSQEIKDLVETSTNLAIVNTTDKAITISTSQRSSIESSKMDIVSQVRSSMLLAGANVEHSDGYPGWKPNMNSKILITAKSAYKNLYGNEPHIKAIHAGLECGIIGEKFPGMDMISMGPTLEAVHSPDEKIYIDTVEKFWKYLLEILKNVN, from the coding sequence ATGTCAACGGCAATACAAGGATTAAAACCAGAATTAGTCTGGAAATACTTTGCTGAAATATGTCAGATCCCCCACGGGTCCAAAAACGAAACAGCAATAATTGAATATATGCTGCAAACCGCAAGCAAACTTGGCTTGTCTGCAAAAAAAGACAGCTTCGGTAACGTAGCAGTTTTTAAAGCAGGAACAGCCGGGAAAGAAAATGCCCCCACAGTAATTCTACAAGGTCATCTCGATATGGTTTGCGAAAAGAACAAAGATAAAGTACACGATTTTGAGAAAGACTCCATAGAGTTAGTTCGAGATGGAAATGTTCTAAAAGCAAACGGAACAACATTAGGTGCCGATAACGGAATCGGAGTAGCAATATCGCTTGCGATAATGGCGGATAAAACACTCGTTCACGGTCCGCTCGAATTTTTATTCACAGTTGATGAAGAAACGGGTTTAACGGGGGCGCAAAATTTAAAGGGCGATTTTCTAAACGGCAAAATAATGATCAATTTAGATTCGGAGGAGGAAGGCGCACTTTACGTCGGATGTTCCGGCGGTAAGGATTCATTAGCTACACTTCCTATTGAATGGGAAGATGTACCGGCAGGTTATGTACCGTTGCAAGTTACTTTATCGGGTCTTCGCGGCGGGCATTCCGGTTTAGATATTCAAACCGGGCGTGGTAATGCGATCAAATTATTGAATCGTATCCTCTGGAATTTACATAATAAAATCGGTATTTACATTGCGAAATTTGAATCGGGAAATAAACGAAATGCAATCCCACGAGAGGGCGAAGTTACAATACTTGTTCCTTCCGATAAGGTTCCGGAAGTTGAAACATCCGTCCGGAATTTCGATTCCATATTTAAATCTGAGTACAGTGTCGTGGATAAAGGGGTAACTGTTAAAGTGGCAAAATCGGATGCTGTAAGTAAAGTGTTTACAAAGAATTTCACCGATCGTTTGTTAAACTTGCTGTACGCTTTACCTCACGGTGTAATTGCGATGAGTCAGGAGATAAAAGATTTGGTCGAAACCTCAACGAACCTTGCAATTGTAAACACCACGGATAAAGCTATAACAATTAGCACGAGTCAGAGAAGTTCGATCGAAAGTTCTAAAATGGATATTGTGAGCCAAGTCCGTTCTTCTATGCTGTTAGCAGGAGCAAACGTGGAACATTCGGACGGTTATCCTGGTTGGAAACCGAATATGAATTCAAAAATTTTAATTACCGCCAAAAGTGCTTATAAAAATCTTTACGGTAATGAACCTCATATTAAAGCTATCCACGCAGGTTTAGAGTGCGGAATTATCGGCGAAAAATTTCCCGGTATGGATATGATATCGATGGGACCTACTCTCGAAGCAGTTCACTCTCCAGATGAAAAGATATATATAGACACTGTTGAAAAATTTTGGAAATACCTATTAGAAATTTTAAAGAACGTGAACTAA
- the lepA gene encoding translation elongation factor 4 — translation MENNRNFCIIAHIDHGKSTIADRLLERTGTITLREMKVNQVLDDMALEQERGITIKLHAIQMSYKANDKKTYTLNLIDTPGHVDFSYEVSRSLAACEGALLVVDASQGVEAQTISNLYLAIDAGLEIIPVINKIDLPSSMIESVKHQIMDLIGCREDEIILTSAKQKIGIDEILEAIVARIPAPKGDVGVPLRALIFDSIFDIYRGAVVYLRVFEGSLKEGDKVKFFANNKIFEAEEVGVLEMKRVRTGSLKAGDVGYLVAGVKDVHDTKVGDTITNADNPASERLPGYKEVKSMVFAGLYPTNADDFALLRDSLEKLQLNDAALIFEPETSSALGFGFRCGFLGLLHMEIVQERLEREYKQNLITTVPNVEYRVTTHKGDVILVDNPALMPEIGNIDRVEEPYIAAQIITPTEYIGNIMKLCTERRAIYKNTTYLDPTRADLRYEIPLSEIIFDFYDKLKSTTRGYASFDYDFLDYRESDLVKLDILLNSESVDALSTIVHRDKSYEWGKKLCARLRKLIPRQMFEVVIQAAIGSKIISRDTISAMRKNVIAKCYGGDISRKRKLLEKQKEGKKRMKQVGRVEIPQEAFLAVLSIEE, via the coding sequence ATGGAAAATAACAGAAATTTTTGCATAATAGCACATATAGACCACGGTAAATCGACTATAGCCGACCGCCTCTTAGAACGCACCGGAACCATAACTCTGCGTGAAATGAAGGTCAATCAAGTCCTCGACGATATGGCTCTTGAACAGGAACGCGGTATCACGATTAAACTTCACGCCATTCAAATGAGTTATAAGGCAAACGATAAAAAAACTTATACTTTGAACCTGATCGATACACCGGGGCACGTCGATTTTTCGTATGAAGTTTCTCGCTCACTTGCTGCGTGCGAAGGAGCTTTATTAGTTGTAGATGCCTCACAAGGTGTCGAAGCACAGACAATCAGCAATTTATATCTTGCAATCGACGCTGGATTAGAAATTATACCGGTTATCAACAAAATTGATTTACCGAGTTCGATGATAGAATCGGTTAAACATCAAATTATGGATTTGATAGGATGCCGCGAGGATGAAATTATCTTAACAAGCGCCAAGCAAAAAATCGGGATCGATGAAATCTTGGAGGCAATCGTTGCTAGGATTCCAGCGCCAAAAGGTGATGTCGGTGTTCCATTACGCGCTCTGATATTTGATTCTATTTTTGATATTTATCGTGGCGCAGTTGTGTACCTTCGGGTTTTCGAAGGTTCATTAAAGGAAGGCGACAAAGTAAAATTTTTCGCAAACAACAAAATTTTTGAAGCTGAAGAAGTTGGTGTATTGGAAATGAAACGGGTTCGCACTGGCTCGCTGAAGGCGGGCGACGTGGGTTACCTCGTTGCAGGTGTTAAAGACGTTCACGATACAAAAGTGGGCGATACAATTACCAATGCCGATAACCCGGCTTCAGAACGCCTGCCCGGATATAAAGAAGTGAAGTCGATGGTGTTTGCCGGCTTGTATCCAACTAATGCTGACGATTTTGCACTGCTACGTGATTCACTCGAAAAACTTCAGCTCAACGATGCGGCGCTTATCTTTGAACCTGAAACATCTTCAGCCCTCGGCTTCGGTTTCCGCTGCGGCTTTCTTGGCTTGCTTCACATGGAAATTGTTCAGGAACGACTTGAACGCGAATACAAACAAAATTTAATAACAACAGTTCCAAACGTTGAGTATCGTGTTACAACTCATAAAGGCGATGTTATTCTGGTTGATAATCCGGCGCTGATGCCTGAAATCGGAAATATCGATCGAGTCGAAGAACCTTATATTGCCGCTCAAATTATTACACCCACAGAATATATCGGAAATATAATGAAGCTTTGCACCGAGCGGCGAGCAATTTATAAAAATACAACTTATCTCGATCCGACCCGTGCTGATTTAAGATACGAGATTCCGCTATCTGAAATTATATTCGACTTTTATGATAAACTTAAATCGACTACACGCGGTTACGCATCGTTCGATTATGATTTTTTGGATTATCGCGAATCGGATTTAGTTAAGTTGGACATCTTGTTAAATAGTGAATCGGTTGATGCACTCTCCACCATAGTCCATCGCGATAAATCTTACGAATGGGGTAAAAAACTTTGTGCCAGATTACGCAAACTTATTCCACGTCAGATGTTCGAGGTTGTGATTCAAGCTGCAATCGGAAGTAAAATAATATCACGCGACACGATTTCAGCTATGCGTAAAAACGTTATTGCTAAATGTTATGGCGGAGATATCTCGCGTAAACGCAAACTGCTCGAAAAACAAAAAGAAGGCAAAAAACGTATGAAGCAGGTAGGCAGAGTCGAAATTCCGCAAGAAGCTTTTTTGGCTGTGCTTTCAATTGAAGAATAA
- a CDS encoding oligopeptide transporter, OPT family: MADVTAKGSGPRYQPYVPITTDMKEFTLKALIIGLILSVVLGAANAYLGLKAGMTIAATYPAAVIGMALLRIFKGSILEENFARTVGSIGESVAAGAIFTIPAFYIAGIWPDFATTGHYLESTAIMIAGGVLGIMFVALLRRVMVEDVELPFPESVAAGEIHKAGRSGGTGAKFLFGAMGIGALIQALGQFKFFATSWEKFITFSQTTIGLKATGTATAQGGILLSSPGVSPAYIGVGYIIGPKLASLNFSGGLLAWGLFVPIIMYFLSPTLFPDGTVVTDETWMAAAVNIWKFIVRPIAIGGMLVGAGFTLFRMRKSLITGIKRSVGDVRKAASGGHTTVRTEQDLNFKWIMIGIAIASVATFFIYNYFAQDIVAALVATVVMIIAGFFFAAVSGYLVGIIGSSNNPISGLTLSTLLVAALLMVLLGMTGSTGVAAVLGVAAVVCVAAAVAGEMLQDLKVGHILGGTPWKMQVGDLFGVALAGIVMFIPLVVLHQGDINMGGTGFGGKNLPAPQASLMALLSQGIVGGQMAWPLIIVGMLMGFAFILMQVKSPMLVSVGMYLPLETTFAIFIGGLIKGVVERFNLKRQHNDAQKARIENTGVLLAAGLIAGEALIGLLFAALAFGEIPLLAIFAQPSFFTSLVIFAIIAWILIQIPLKNAGKPDEPAPPSAVM, encoded by the coding sequence ATGGCAGATGTAACAGCCAAAGGTTCGGGTCCAAGATACCAACCTTATGTTCCGATTACAACCGATATGAAAGAATTTACACTAAAGGCGTTGATAATCGGACTTATATTAAGTGTAGTATTAGGAGCAGCCAATGCCTATTTGGGCTTAAAAGCAGGTATGACTATAGCAGCCACATATCCTGCCGCCGTTATAGGAATGGCTTTGTTAAGAATTTTTAAAGGGTCGATACTTGAAGAAAATTTCGCTCGTACTGTCGGTTCGATAGGCGAATCAGTTGCCGCAGGAGCTATTTTTACAATTCCAGCTTTTTATATCGCTGGTATCTGGCCCGATTTCGCTACAACAGGGCATTACCTCGAATCAACGGCAATTATGATTGCTGGCGGTGTGTTAGGTATAATGTTCGTTGCATTATTACGACGTGTGATGGTCGAAGATGTTGAGCTGCCTTTTCCGGAATCAGTTGCTGCCGGCGAAATTCATAAGGCGGGACGTTCAGGCGGAACCGGTGCAAAATTTTTATTCGGTGCAATGGGCATCGGTGCACTTATCCAAGCTTTAGGTCAATTCAAATTCTTTGCCACATCTTGGGAAAAATTTATTACATTCTCTCAAACAACAATCGGACTAAAAGCGACCGGTACAGCAACCGCTCAAGGTGGTATCCTGTTAAGCTCCCCCGGTGTAAGCCCCGCTTATATCGGCGTCGGTTATATAATCGGTCCTAAACTCGCATCTCTAAACTTCAGCGGCGGATTACTCGCATGGGGTCTTTTTGTTCCAATCATAATGTACTTTTTATCCCCGACTTTATTTCCTGATGGAACTGTCGTTACTGATGAAACCTGGATGGCAGCCGCTGTGAATATTTGGAAGTTTATCGTTCGCCCGATCGCAATCGGTGGTATGTTGGTTGGTGCAGGTTTTACATTATTCCGGATGAGAAAAAGTTTAATTACCGGAATTAAAAGATCGGTTGGCGATGTTAGGAAAGCCGCGAGTGGCGGTCACACAACTGTAAGAACAGAACAAGATTTAAATTTCAAATGGATTATGATTGGCATCGCCATAGCTTCCGTTGCTACATTTTTCATTTATAACTATTTTGCTCAAGATATTGTTGCTGCTTTGGTAGCTACAGTTGTGATGATAATCGCAGGTTTCTTCTTTGCGGCTGTCTCAGGTTATTTAGTGGGTATTATCGGTTCGAGTAACAATCCCATTAGCGGATTAACATTATCGACTTTACTTGTTGCTGCATTGTTGATGGTTTTATTAGGAATGACCGGTAGCACAGGAGTAGCCGCGGTGCTTGGTGTTGCGGCTGTTGTTTGCGTAGCTGCAGCAGTTGCTGGCGAAATGTTGCAGGATTTAAAAGTCGGTCATATTTTAGGAGGAACACCATGGAAGATGCAAGTTGGAGATTTATTTGGTGTTGCATTAGCAGGTATTGTAATGTTTATCCCGCTCGTTGTTCTGCATCAAGGCGATATAAATATGGGCGGTACAGGTTTCGGCGGTAAAAACTTGCCTGCACCGCAAGCAAGTTTGATGGCTTTACTTTCTCAAGGTATTGTTGGTGGACAAATGGCTTGGCCCCTAATTATTGTTGGTATGTTGATGGGCTTTGCCTTTATCCTGATGCAAGTAAAGAGTCCAATGTTAGTTTCAGTCGGAATGTATCTTCCTCTTGAAACCACTTTTGCTATTTTTATAGGCGGTTTAATTAAAGGTGTAGTTGAGAGATTCAATTTGAAACGGCAACATAACGATGCACAAAAAGCTCGCATAGAAAATACAGGTGTATTACTCGCTGCTGGTCTGATTGCCGGCGAAGCTTTAATCGGGCTTTTGTTCGCGGCTCTGGCGTTTGGTGAAATTCCGTTGTTAGCAATTTTTGCTCAGCCATCTTTCTTCACGAGTTTGGTAATCTTTGCCATCATCGCTTGGATACTTATCCAAATACCACTGAAAAATGCAGGCAAACCGGATGAACCGGCTCCGCCTTCAGCAGTAATGTAA
- a CDS encoding DUF5916 domain-containing protein, with protein sequence MFYYKKYIFCVIYLFLVNILFAGSSPKNIVATRTNPSPIIDGLLNEGVWLKAVPMSDFVQYDPVEGAKPTEGTTVRVLYDDYALYFGVICSDSNPEGIKQQLTRRDRSSEADRFSITIDSYNDGQTGFVFAGTVSGVQSDGILYHDGVKYDIQWDAVWNYASKINSDGWSAEFEIPFSALRFTNQEGEIVWGINFRRYIARKKELAEWVMIPRRETGRISKIGNLSGIIGINPSLHLSILPYAVSHLNFDQQQKPHTFKKVFYKDVGVDIKYGITNNFTIDAAINPDFGQVEVDQEVMNLTVFETLFPEKRPFFLEGNHIFSFGVTPDEQQMNLFYSRRIGRTPRYNYEIDDDRSFGSISEITYLPKNTTIIGAAKLTGRTESGLTVGALSTVTEGELAVYKDLAFARKTKIVEPSANYNVLRLSQDILTNSSVGFMATSAFLDKQSPNYSGGADWNLRFFDNTYSFDGYLTGSEFSARDGFLGHHQKYHGSAGKLFFGKIAGKNWVYNTSFDYASKKFNINELGLYNRPREFGGRSNLIYKDDQASGIFLRYLLMLGTDYRWNYDYYNTAKNIGIASNFILKNFWSVTLHVMKDMKIYQGAERGIIGLYRKPEILSLQAEISSDTRMPVSFKTHLIYEVDSKSKKEIVGSLNLTLRPTTWLEFVPMFTLAKRWKEETGVFLGGAFRTAIDPITGKPFTLFGDRDLDYFDVALRGIITLRTNLSLQYFTQVFLYKWHYRNFKKIITPDNLEIFDYDFYYQNFTYKALNANIVVRWEFLPGSTLFFVWTQARQNFEPIFFSKATKDLSNTFNIPPDNVLLLKLNYWLNL encoded by the coding sequence ATGTTTTATTATAAAAAATATATTTTTTGCGTCATCTACTTATTTTTGGTGAACATACTTTTTGCGGGAAGTAGTCCTAAAAATATTGTTGCAACCCGCACAAACCCTTCACCCATCATAGATGGGTTATTGAATGAAGGGGTTTGGTTAAAAGCCGTACCGATGTCCGATTTCGTTCAGTACGATCCTGTAGAAGGGGCCAAACCTACAGAAGGGACTACAGTCAGAGTTTTGTATGATGATTATGCATTGTATTTTGGCGTTATATGCAGCGACTCGAATCCCGAAGGTATAAAACAACAATTGACCCGGCGTGATAGAAGTAGCGAAGCAGATCGGTTCAGCATTACAATCGATTCATATAATGATGGACAAACAGGATTTGTTTTTGCCGGTACTGTTTCAGGTGTCCAATCGGATGGTATATTGTATCATGATGGAGTAAAGTACGACATTCAATGGGATGCAGTATGGAATTATGCTTCGAAAATCAATAGTGATGGTTGGTCGGCTGAATTCGAAATACCTTTCAGCGCCCTGCGTTTCACAAACCAGGAAGGAGAAATAGTATGGGGGATAAATTTCAGACGCTACATTGCGCGCAAAAAGGAATTAGCTGAATGGGTAATGATACCACGCAGAGAAACAGGCCGCATTTCAAAAATTGGAAATCTTTCAGGGATCATAGGTATAAATCCATCACTACACTTGTCAATCCTCCCTTATGCAGTTTCACACCTTAATTTCGACCAGCAACAAAAACCACATACATTTAAAAAAGTATTTTACAAAGACGTCGGCGTTGATATTAAGTACGGCATCACGAATAATTTTACAATCGATGCTGCTATCAATCCTGATTTCGGACAGGTCGAAGTTGACCAAGAGGTTATGAACTTGACTGTTTTCGAAACTCTTTTCCCGGAAAAACGCCCTTTCTTTTTAGAGGGGAATCATATTTTTTCATTCGGAGTTACACCCGATGAGCAACAAATGAATTTATTTTATTCCCGACGAATTGGGAGAACTCCTAGATATAATTATGAAATTGACGATGATAGAAGTTTTGGTTCAATATCTGAAATTACATATTTACCGAAAAATACTACAATCATTGGGGCTGCTAAACTAACTGGGAGGACTGAATCGGGCTTAACTGTTGGCGCATTATCAACCGTTACGGAGGGTGAATTAGCCGTTTACAAAGATTTAGCATTTGCGAGAAAAACGAAAATCGTTGAACCGAGTGCCAACTATAATGTGTTGCGTTTATCTCAGGATATTCTAACAAATTCATCCGTCGGATTTATGGCAACAAGTGCTTTCCTCGATAAGCAATCACCAAACTATAGCGGTGGTGCTGATTGGAATTTAAGATTTTTTGATAATACATATTCCTTTGATGGCTATCTAACGGGATCAGAGTTTTCAGCAAGGGACGGTTTCCTTGGTCATCACCAAAAATATCATGGTAGTGCGGGTAAATTATTCTTTGGAAAAATTGCCGGCAAGAACTGGGTTTATAATACAAGTTTCGATTATGCGTCAAAAAAATTCAACATAAATGAACTTGGCTTATATAACCGACCGCGAGAGTTCGGTGGACGGTCGAATTTAATTTATAAAGACGATCAAGCGAGCGGAATTTTTCTCCGGTACTTATTAATGTTGGGGACTGATTACAGGTGGAACTATGATTATTACAATACAGCAAAAAATATTGGTATAGCTTCTAATTTCATTCTAAAAAATTTTTGGTCGGTTACTTTACACGTTATGAAAGATATGAAAATTTATCAAGGAGCAGAACGAGGTATAATCGGTTTATATAGAAAGCCGGAAATACTTTCACTGCAAGCTGAAATTTCATCGGATACACGAATGCCTGTGAGTTTTAAAACACACCTGATCTATGAAGTAGATTCGAAGTCGAAAAAAGAAATTGTCGGTTCTTTAAATTTAACTTTGCGCCCTACAACTTGGCTTGAGTTTGTTCCGATGTTCACACTCGCAAAACGTTGGAAAGAAGAGACTGGAGTATTTTTAGGAGGGGCATTTCGGACTGCGATAGATCCTATTACGGGAAAACCGTTCACTCTTTTTGGTGATAGAGATTTAGATTATTTTGATGTTGCATTGCGAGGTATAATTACTTTGCGAACTAATTTAAGTTTGCAATATTTTACACAAGTCTTTCTTTATAAATGGCATTATAGGAATTTCAAAAAAATCATAACACCCGACAATTTAGAAATTTTCGATTACGATTTTTATTATCAAAATTTTACGTATAAAGCTCTCAATGCTAACATTGTTGTGCGGTGGGAATTTTTACCGGGTAGCACTTTATTTTTTGTTTGGACACAAGCGCGCCAAAACTTCGAGCCAATATTCTTTTCAAAAGCAACAAAAGATTTGTCAAATACTTTCAACATTCCTCCCGACAACGTTTTGTTGCTAAAATTAAATTATTGGCTAAATTTATAA
- the rlmD gene encoding 23S rRNA (uracil(1939)-C(5))-methyltransferase RlmD, with amino-acid sequence MQNQNEIILKIDSLSSEGKGVARSDGKVFFVAGGVPGDVVRCVEVRSKKTYSNVRVIEILEPSQYRVQPRCEYFGTCGGCKLQYLDYKSQLVFKYKNVVDAFERIGGIKNPNVLPVIGSGDDYFYRNKMEFTFSNQKWLTREEIDSGTEIEKTFGLGLHIPKVFDKVLDIDECWLQKEQTNKIINFTREFVRENALTIYTTNTHEGYLRHLVIRTSEATGEIMVNLVTTYDKPSIMKKYTELLTQNVHEVTTVVNNVTSRKSMVAVGETERVYYGGGFIYEKLGGYKFRISANSFFQTNSKQAERLYSVVKEYASLKGDEVVYDLYSGTGSIALYISDSASEVVGIEVVESAIQDAKLNAELNQINNCHFIQGDLKEKLTKETEWLNHHSKPDVIILDPPRSGMHPKVVTEIAALKSKRIVYVSCNPTTQARDIKMLIELGYILEAIQPVDMFPQTFHIETVTSLTHA; translated from the coding sequence ATGCAAAATCAAAATGAAATAATTTTAAAAATCGATTCGTTATCATCCGAAGGTAAAGGTGTAGCACGTTCCGATGGGAAAGTTTTTTTCGTTGCTGGTGGTGTACCGGGTGATGTCGTGAGATGTGTTGAGGTCAGATCAAAAAAAACATACAGCAATGTACGTGTAATTGAAATTCTCGAACCTTCCCAATATCGCGTTCAGCCAAGATGCGAGTATTTCGGTACTTGCGGAGGATGCAAACTTCAATATCTCGATTACAAATCCCAGTTAGTGTTTAAATACAAAAACGTCGTGGATGCGTTCGAAAGAATCGGCGGCATCAAAAATCCGAATGTTTTACCGGTAATCGGCTCCGGCGACGATTATTTTTACCGGAACAAGATGGAGTTTACTTTTTCGAATCAAAAATGGCTTACTAGAGAAGAGATAGATTCGGGAACTGAAATAGAAAAAACATTCGGGTTGGGGCTGCACATTCCTAAAGTGTTCGATAAAGTTTTGGATATTGATGAATGCTGGTTGCAAAAGGAACAGACTAATAAAATAATAAATTTTACAAGGGAGTTTGTTCGTGAAAACGCACTTACGATTTATACTACAAATACTCATGAAGGCTATTTACGACACTTGGTGATTCGGACGAGTGAGGCAACCGGTGAAATAATGGTTAACCTCGTTACTACATACGATAAACCGAGTATTATGAAAAAATATACGGAGCTGCTAACCCAAAATGTTCACGAAGTAACAACCGTTGTGAATAATGTTACAAGTCGGAAATCGATGGTTGCTGTGGGAGAAACTGAAAGAGTTTATTACGGGGGCGGATTCATATACGAAAAATTGGGTGGCTATAAATTCCGCATTTCAGCGAATTCATTTTTTCAAACTAACTCGAAACAAGCGGAGCGGCTTTATTCGGTTGTTAAGGAATATGCTTCATTGAAGGGTGATGAGGTTGTTTATGATCTTTACAGCGGTACAGGTTCTATAGCACTGTATATTTCTGATTCCGCCTCAGAGGTTGTCGGAATCGAGGTAGTTGAAAGTGCAATTCAAGATGCAAAGTTAAATGCCGAACTTAACCAAATTAATAATTGCCATTTCATACAGGGCGACCTGAAAGAAAAATTAACAAAGGAAACTGAATGGCTAAATCATCATTCTAAACCTGATGTAATTATTCTCGACCCGCCTCGTAGCGGCATGCATCCAAAAGTTGTAACCGAAATTGCGGCTCTTAAATCAAAACGGATAGTTTATGTGAGTTGTAATCCAACAACACAAGCCCGCGACATAAAAATGCTGATTGAACTTGGCTATATTCTTGAAGCCATTCAACCGGTCGATATGTTCCCACAAACTTTCCATATTGAAACAGTTACGTCTTTAACACACGCTTAA
- a CDS encoding PqqD family protein, producing the protein MFNKKKSEFDKLNILDLIPIRMFEYEVQEDEKVTLLIPKFRDKFLGKYLQPYIKRKFYKVKLDKYGSFVWRQCDGRTTVNEIAERLRQKYGAEAEPAVERVAKFIQHLYRGDCVTFNK; encoded by the coding sequence ATGTTTAATAAGAAAAAATCGGAATTTGATAAATTAAATATTCTTGACTTAATACCAATTCGGATGTTCGAATATGAAGTTCAGGAAGATGAAAAAGTTACACTATTAATTCCCAAATTCAGAGATAAATTTCTTGGTAAATATCTTCAACCATACATTAAAAGGAAATTTTATAAAGTTAAGTTGGACAAGTATGGCAGTTTTGTATGGAGACAATGCGATGGACGTACAACCGTAAACGAGATAGCGGAACGGCTTCGGCAAAAATATGGCGCCGAAGCCGAACCGGCTGTCGAGAGAGTCGCAAAGTTCATCCAGCACTTGTATCGTGGTGATTGTGTAACGTTCAACAAATAA
- a CDS encoding MarR family transcriptional regulator yields MSNKNNFAEQIAELTFNLLQNCQEKESRLADQLNLTVSEFRTLRYFRKDISLNIKELVVRIRLSGSRLTRILDGLEKKNILTRSIDHQDRRSTIVTLSLSGVEIVHTLNNKFIEIHKEILKEIPSSQHDTITGGLRQLLQSLESWLKVS; encoded by the coding sequence ATGAGTAACAAAAATAACTTTGCCGAACAGATTGCTGAACTTACTTTTAACCTTCTTCAAAATTGTCAGGAAAAAGAGAGCAGATTGGCTGACCAACTAAATTTAACGGTATCCGAATTTAGAACTTTAAGATATTTCCGGAAAGATATTAGCTTAAATATAAAAGAATTAGTAGTCCGAATCCGACTGAGCGGCAGCCGTCTCACGCGAATTTTGGATGGATTAGAAAAGAAAAACATCCTCACCCGCTCGATTGATCATCAGGATCGAAGAAGTACTATTGTTACTCTTTCTCTGTCCGGCGTTGAAATCGTTCATACTCTTAACAACAAATTCATCGAAATTCATAAAGAAATTTTGAAAGAAATTCCCTCATCTCAACATGATACAATCACAGGAGGATTGCGTCAATTGTTGCAATCGTTAGAAAGTTGGTTAAAAGTTTCTTAA